One stretch of Microvirga lotononidis DNA includes these proteins:
- the argS gene encoding arginine--tRNA ligase, which translates to MNIFGLFEKRVADALGRLAEEGKIPSGLNVSRVVVEPPRDPSHGDLATNAAMVLAKEARMNPRALAELLVADLKDDPRVTNVEIAGPGFINIRLVPSTLREVLRAAVVDSDGFGRSGQGAGAPVNVEYVSANPTGPMHVGHCRGAVFGDALAGLLDFAGYKVTREYYINDAGAQVDVLARSAYLRYKEALGHDIGEIPEGLYPGDYLKPVGERMAKEYGTSLLDKPEAEWLPLVRETSINAMMDMIREDLAALNIHHDVFFSERSLQRGPQDQVKELITELRGRDLVYMGRLPPPKGQKDEDWEDRDQLLFRATAFGDEVDRPLLKSDGSYTYFASDIAYHRSKFERGFASMIDVWGADHGGYVKRMQAAVKAVSDNKADLDVKLCQLVKLLRGGEPVKMSKRSGDFVTLREVVDEVGRDATRFMMIFRKNDATLDFDLAKVVEQSKDNPVFYVQYAHARCASVFRQAAEAFPGADFSAAQLEKADLSILSDDAEMDIVHRIAQFPRTIEAAAEAHEPHRVAFYLYDLASAFHSLWNKGKDLPQLRFVNLTDKDSTQARLALVHALKGVLASGLAILGVTAPDEMR; encoded by the coding sequence ATGAACATTTTCGGGCTGTTTGAGAAGCGGGTTGCGGATGCGCTCGGCCGGTTGGCCGAAGAGGGCAAGATTCCATCGGGGCTGAATGTCAGCCGCGTCGTGGTCGAGCCGCCGCGCGATCCCTCCCATGGCGACCTCGCCACGAACGCCGCCATGGTACTGGCCAAGGAGGCGCGCATGAACCCGCGTGCCCTGGCCGAGCTTCTCGTCGCCGACCTCAAGGACGATCCGCGCGTCACCAACGTGGAGATCGCCGGTCCCGGCTTCATCAATATCCGGTTGGTGCCCTCGACCCTGCGCGAGGTTCTGCGGGCCGCTGTCGTCGACAGCGACGGTTTCGGCCGGAGTGGGCAGGGGGCGGGCGCGCCGGTCAATGTCGAGTATGTCTCGGCCAATCCGACGGGGCCGATGCATGTGGGTCATTGCCGGGGCGCAGTGTTCGGCGACGCCCTGGCCGGGCTCCTGGATTTCGCCGGCTACAAGGTCACGCGCGAATACTACATCAACGATGCCGGCGCGCAGGTCGATGTTCTCGCCCGCTCGGCCTATCTCCGCTACAAGGAGGCCTTGGGCCACGATATCGGCGAGATTCCGGAGGGGCTTTATCCTGGCGATTACCTGAAGCCCGTCGGCGAGCGGATGGCCAAGGAATACGGCACGAGCCTGCTCGACAAACCCGAAGCCGAATGGCTGCCGCTCGTGCGCGAGACCTCCATCAATGCCATGATGGACATGATCCGGGAGGACCTCGCTGCCCTCAACATCCATCACGACGTGTTCTTCTCGGAACGCTCCCTGCAGCGGGGGCCTCAGGATCAGGTCAAGGAGCTCATCACGGAGCTGCGCGGCCGTGATCTGGTCTATATGGGCCGCCTGCCGCCCCCCAAGGGCCAGAAGGACGAGGACTGGGAGGACCGGGATCAATTGCTCTTCCGCGCCACCGCTTTCGGCGACGAGGTGGATCGCCCGCTCCTGAAGTCCGACGGATCCTACACTTATTTCGCCTCCGACATCGCCTATCACCGCTCCAAGTTCGAGCGGGGCTTCGCCTCTATGATCGACGTGTGGGGCGCGGACCACGGCGGCTACGTGAAGCGCATGCAGGCGGCCGTGAAAGCCGTTTCGGACAATAAGGCCGATCTCGACGTGAAGCTGTGCCAGCTCGTGAAGCTTCTCCGCGGCGGCGAGCCGGTGAAGATGTCGAAGCGCTCGGGTGACTTCGTGACCCTTCGCGAGGTGGTTGACGAGGTGGGCCGGGACGCCACCCGCTTCATGATGATCTTCCGCAAGAACGACGCAACCCTGGATTTCGACCTGGCCAAGGTGGTCGAGCAGTCCAAGGACAACCCGGTCTTCTACGTCCAGTACGCCCACGCACGGTGTGCTTCGGTCTTTCGTCAGGCGGCGGAGGCGTTCCCGGGCGCCGACTTCTCGGCGGCACAGCTCGAGAAGGCGGATCTGTCGATCCTGAGTGACGACGCGGAAATGGACATCGTCCATCGCATCGCCCAGTTCCCCCGGACGATCGAAGCCGCGGCCGAAGCCCACGAACCCCATCGCGTCGCGTTTTACCTGTACGACCTGGCGAGTGCCTTCCATAGTTTATGGAATAAGGGCAAAGACTTGCCGCAATTACGCTTTGTTAATCTAACTGATAAAGATTCAACACAAGCGAGACTCGCTCTCGTGCATGCCCTCAAGGGCGTGCTCGCATCTGGTCTC
- the erpA gene encoding iron-sulfur cluster insertion protein ErpA: MTGITLTDRAARRINEIMSSEPAGSHLRISVNGGGCSGFQYAFDVDRTRQDDDLVIERDGATVVVDEVSIQYMDGSVIDFVDDLIGQSFKIENPHATASCGCGTSFSL, translated from the coding sequence ATGACCGGTATCACCCTGACTGACCGCGCCGCCCGCCGCATCAACGAGATCATGTCGTCCGAGCCCGCCGGCTCCCACCTGAGAATCAGCGTCAACGGAGGCGGCTGCTCCGGCTTCCAGTACGCATTCGACGTGGACCGCACTCGGCAGGACGACGACCTCGTGATCGAAAGGGACGGGGCGACCGTGGTCGTGGACGAGGTGTCGATCCAGTACATGGACGGCTCCGTCATCGATTTCGTGGACGACCTGATCGGCCAATCCTTCAAGATCGAGAATCCCCATGCCACCGCCTCTTGCGGCTGCGGCACCTCGTTCTCGTTGTAA
- a CDS encoding deoxyguanosinetriphosphate triphosphohydrolase, which translates to MRPYGERWRAPYACDPWGSRGRLFPEAVSPTRSEFQRDRDRIIHSSAFRRLKHKTQVFVYHEGDHFRTRLTHTIEVSQIARALARSLGLDEDLAEALALSHDLGHTPFGHTGEDTLDECMAGFGGFDHNAQALRVVTRLERRYAEYDGLNLTWETLEGLVKHNGPLLDAGGQPTLRYAARGVPLAILEYNALQDLELATHAGGEAQAAAIADDIAYDAHDIDDGLRAGLFRIEELRAVPFLDGLLTEIDARYPTLDLSRRIHELTRRVITRFVEDVVAEGERRIAALSPQSAQDIRQAGDTMVCFSKGMTEADASIKRFLYAHMYRHPDVMRVRAQADSVLRDLFRRFKAEPELMPEEWQADLPKDDEPRLARRVADYIAGMTDRYAILEHRRLFDVTPDLR; encoded by the coding sequence GTGCGGCCCTATGGCGAGAGATGGCGAGCCCCTTATGCCTGCGACCCTTGGGGAAGCAGAGGCCGGCTGTTCCCGGAGGCGGTGTCGCCGACCCGCAGCGAATTCCAGCGCGACCGGGACCGGATCATTCATTCCTCGGCCTTTCGGCGCCTGAAGCACAAGACGCAGGTGTTCGTCTATCACGAGGGCGATCACTTCCGGACCCGGCTGACCCATACCATCGAAGTGAGCCAGATCGCCCGGGCGCTCGCCCGCTCCCTCGGCCTCGACGAGGATCTGGCCGAGGCTCTGGCGCTGTCCCACGACCTCGGCCATACGCCCTTCGGCCATACCGGCGAGGACACCCTCGACGAGTGCATGGCCGGGTTCGGCGGCTTCGATCATAACGCCCAGGCCCTGCGGGTGGTGACCCGTCTGGAGCGCCGCTACGCGGAATATGACGGGCTCAACCTCACCTGGGAAACCCTGGAGGGGCTGGTCAAGCACAACGGCCCGCTCCTGGATGCCGGGGGGCAACCGACCCTGCGCTATGCCGCGCGGGGCGTCCCGCTGGCGATCCTCGAATACAACGCCCTCCAGGACCTGGAACTCGCCACCCATGCCGGAGGGGAGGCCCAGGCGGCCGCCATCGCGGACGACATCGCCTACGATGCCCACGACATCGACGACGGGTTGCGGGCTGGGCTGTTCAGGATCGAGGAATTGCGCGCGGTGCCGTTTCTCGACGGCCTCCTCACTGAGATCGACGCGCGTTATCCAACTCTCGATCTCTCCCGGCGCATCCATGAGCTGACCCGGCGCGTCATCACGCGCTTCGTCGAGGACGTGGTCGCCGAGGGCGAGCGCAGGATCGCCGCGCTGTCGCCGCAGAGCGCGCAGGACATCCGGCAGGCGGGCGACACCATGGTCTGCTTCTCGAAGGGCATGACGGAGGCCGACGCCTCCATCAAACGCTTCCTCTACGCCCACATGTACCGGCACCCGGACGTGATGCGGGTCCGCGCCCAGGCGGATTCCGTGCTGCGGGACCTTTTCAGACGCTTCAAGGCCGAGCCGGAGCTGATGCCGGAGGAATGGCAGGCCGACCTGCCGAAGGACGACGAGCCAAGGCTCGCCCGTCGGGTGGCTGACTACATCGCCGGCATGACGGACCGATATGCGATCCTTGAACACCGGCGGCTGTTTGACGTGACGCCGGACCTGCGTTAG